The DNA segment ACCCTATAATTTTCCATCTTGACATTTTTCCGACACGAGAAAGTACTTACAAAACAGCATGAAAGTTGAAATGGATTATGAGTAATAGTACATTTCATACTGTATCAATCACAATCTCTTTTTTTTCTGGTGAAAACCACTACTCATTGAAGTGCCTTTATAGAACGTAGTAATAACCCTCAAGATATGTACAACTTGATAAGTTGTTTTCATCTCATCCGACTAGCTGAGATTAATTTATTACAATCACCATAACCAAAACATTAACCTGTGCAACAAGTAAAGCTTCCTATCAAAAGCCGTATTCTCTTCTTGTGATAAGCATCAACCAACCAACTAAATGAAATATTCACCAACACTCTGAATACGTTTTGTAGGCTTATGAAAGCCCCATGTAATTTCACATACAAATTCAAAATGCACCTGATTATGACAAAAGTTTGTCCAATTAACATGACTATCAGATTACAAATTAACATAACAACCAGATGACCCTATGAAAACAACAAATCTTCATAAACTTTACTTAACAGCTATGCAAAAGTAAATTAAACAGGACAAAGGAACCCCTATGAGAACAACTAGGGAACTTCCACCAGAATACTATAATATGAAAGAAGAATATATACAAATCCTAACACAACAACAACCATAATGTTGCAACTAACAACTACTTGTGGTTGGTAACATGGATATTTTCCCACCACTAATGCTCTGTGAAATACAACATTTctagttcaatcaaaagaagtcattTACAGACTTAACTAGTCATGCTAAATCTTAGACATTCAAGCAACCAATTTAACAATAGATATCGAGACAAAGCATTTCTGACAACTTACAAAGACCCCCTGGGGAGACAAAAATTCACTGAATGAcaacgtacattacagtttaaacTACTACAATATTGCATGGCATCACTGACATTAAGGGATGCAAAATTCAAGTGATGCTAAAGTACGAGTATGAGCACTGAATGTTGATGGTAATTAATAATGAATGAACAAACTGTTATAAGCTAACTTTATAAGCTAACAAACCTGAAAGTTAGAGAGCTGCTCCTTAGCCAAAGTTCCAGTCAAGGTAGAAACTAGCACAGCATTGTTAAGCTCTTGCAACTTCAGAACACAAGCAAGAGCTCTATTCTTACCAATATCCTCCTTAGAGAAAAAGAAGTTGCTGGATAAGTCCCATAGTTCTACGGTCCCTTCATCATGCAAAGTGATAGATTTGACACCAGCAAGAACGAGATTCTTTGCTGCAAGGAAAAAAGTTCACGAGTCATGATGAGTACACGAACGAGCAAACTGCAATGCAATAAACACAAAACGGAAACCCTAACAAACAACTTGCTGATACAGATTTCCGTGATTAAAAATTGACAATATTTTTACTACATCTCTCAAGGCACACAGAATAGAACATAGATATGGTTATTTCTTGCATATGTTTCCGCCAAACGGGACAGGAAAGAGAAAATGAATTATCTAAAGGTAAAAATAAGTAACATAGACATCCTCTTATTAGAAGAACCATTCAATGTAAAACAAATCTCAGCGGATAAATTtaacattatcaaaatccaatccATCAACAAGACATCATACTGAAGCAAAGGCCTAAAGGGGAGATACATAGTCTCACTGCTCTAGAGTATGAGATAATTAAATGAAATTTCAAACGAGAAAAATTGTGATATCTCAATTACTGTCTTGCAATTGAACATATCATCCAAAACTGTCGTGCAATCAAGTAATCTTGACAGTCCAACAGATCATCATGCAAATCAGCACATATAACGCATCTGCAAATTCTTAAACGATTAACAAAGGTGAAAAATGCCAACAAACGTTAATTATCCAAAACAAGACAATGATTAAAAGATGCATTCAAGTCCCAGTCAGTACTCCCACGAAGGAAGTATTCTTATATCTACATCCCAACCCCCACAAACACCCGGTTTCTTGTCGAGAGAAATAGATACTAAAGAATGCAAACACAAATTTCAGATGGGTGATCAAGAAGTTTTACCGATCTCAGCACCAAGACCCTGGAGGCCCGAAACAAGAACATTGGAAGCGAAGAGCCGGCGCATGGTCTCCCGTCCGTACACCGCCAGCTGCCGGCTGTGCAGGTCCTCGTCGATATCGGCCTGCTTGCGCCCGCCGTCGTCGACCTCCATTCCGTTTGCTTGGTTGTTCTCCTCCTCCATCGCCGATGTGCCTTCCAACGCCGCCGAAGAGATCAGACAGTCCCCCCTCGTCTTCTTCAGCAATGTATCGTCCGCCGCTGCAGCCGCCTGGTCGTCGTCGATCTGTCCTTCCACAGCTCTTTTTCGCGAAATCATATAGAGCGGCCCGCTACTGACAACCCCAAAGAATCAGAAACAAGAAACAACGACGAAACAAGAACCGACCACATTAAACGACCAGAAACCCCAACCGACCACAAGAACGACCGATCGGGAGAGATTAATAAGAGACGGACGTACGAGGGATCGGGGAAGAAACGAATCAAAGGAGGTCGCAGctagtcttcttcctcctccttatcTCTTTCCGTTCCGCCTCTATCGCCTTCTTTACTTTAGGGTTTTAAGAGAGAAGCAATGCGCTTCTTGAGGCAGTACAAGGTCACGGCTACCTCGGTATTTATAGCGCGGAATGGAAGCTAAGCGTATACTATACGCGACCGTATAGGCATACATGGGCTTGCGTATCTCCTGAAGTCTTATTGAAGGAAAGACCGAAAAGTGGACCCACCACTTCGTCTAATTATAATTCGCGTAAACAATGCGCGTGAGATGCTGAGGTAGGAAATAATTTTATGAAGATAGCGGAATGTTATGTGAATGGTTAAAGTCGAGAAGCCGGCGAggcctttctttttctcctttgttTGGAGTCTCGATTGGAGTGTCGGCGAATGACCGGAGAAGGGGAAAGGAATTTGAGGGAAGTGTCGTTGATTCTCCGATTGGAGCTTTTACTTTGGTGGGGGGTAATCGGAGAAGCTATCATAGACCAAAATGTGTTGTCATTTAATAAAAATTGAATAAGCTTAATTATATTATTTCTATATTACATTGATGATAACAATGTGCTTTGGTTAGAATAAATACTATGATTGCCATTtgagaaatatttatatttatattatataattatgaaaataagtcTTAAATATAGAATGCTTcgaatgtttgataaataataaattaaaattatattttaaatatatactaaCGTGAgtattatttgataaaaatatattctaaaagtttattaaatatttttttataataaattcactattatgatattttaatatttaattcaaaagtgaatatatatttttatttaaattaataagtatatatatacatgtaattttataaaaagaattgTATTATCtcgatatataaataaataaaattataattgaatCATATTAGTTCGACCAATCCAAGCTAGGTAATTCTATGATCAATTTGATCGATTTTAAGTTTATTTAACTTAATTGAAATCgattaaatctaaattagacttgCGTATAATGGTTATGGATCGATTTAATAATGATTAAAGGTCGATTCAATTAGTTCCTAATTGAATTTAATTTAACTCAAgtcaattaaattattttaattagggTTCATGTTGATCAAGGGTTGTTAAGAGATTGATACATCATGCCTTTTATgttttgatgaatttaaaaactttattcaAAGTTATGATTTAGAAATGATTAGTAGTTCTATATTATTTAGAAATGATTTAAAATAGCATACTAACTTGTAATAGATCCATAGTATGGGTGGAGGAGATTTTTTTCGCTATTTATGATATTTACAAGAATTTATAATCCTTTTTTGAGTTGAAAATATTCAGTATTGTAAAAAGAAGGATTTTGAattcaaaatagaaaaatatCTTTTGTAAATTATGttgaaatgatgattttttttaaatctaaagtgTGACATGATGACAGCTCCATGCCAACATCCCAACACccgaatttatatttaaaataatactcTGATTCCATTTGGAaaacatttatatttttaatatataattatgaaaatgagTTGGAGTATGGAATATAGAATGCTTTCAATGTTTGATAAATAGTAGATGAAAATCATGTTTTAAATACATATTAACATGAGTattatttggtaaaattatattccaaaagtttattgaatatttcatgattaaatatattattatattttttttaatagttaATTCAAAACTGAATTAATTAATAAGTATGTATATgtaatcttaaaaaaaattctatattatcttaatatataataaataaaattataatcatattaataaatataaaaataacttttaataaaataaataaatgaaaactaCCTTTTAAAAAGCATAAATCATATTAGtttctcactaaatcattttgacaatcttataattttagataaaattagGACTCAAGTGGATCGATTTAATTCGGGTTAATACTGTACAACCTAGTCTAATTCCCTCTTCCCTTATTGATTTATGCTTATTAGTTGATTGAATCATATATTAATCTATGCTAGTTCAAAATGATTCTTGATCAATTTGATTGGTTCAAGCATATTTTAACTAATTGAAACTGATTAGATCTAAATTAGACCAACTTAGAGTAGTTTCAGACTAGTTTAATAGAGATGATACGTTCAAGTCATAGTTGAATTCAATTTAATTCAAGTTAATTGAGCTATTTCAATTAAAGTTCAATTCGATGGTTATTAAGAGGTTGATACCTCATGTCTTAATAATTTGATGAGCTTAAAAACTTTATTCAAagttatgatttaaaaataattagtaattctatattatttttatattaatgtgATAATATTATTACCATGTGGAATATGTGGATATGCTAAGTGATCTATATTGTAACTGCACATTGTGAAAGGAGTTAAAGAATAGACATAGTCTAACAATTTATATACCATAGTCACTCatgatattttataatatttttatttttttaaatttatgcatAAATAAATGATCATATATTATTATGTATCAAGGGTATGTAGAGTGATTCCCTTCGAGGATTACCGGAATgattagataatttttttatccATTATTGAGAGGAACATGTGCTTAGATGGGTAAGATATGTCAATCTATCCATTGTTGGGAGTCTTATATAAATTATCTTCATATATTATTGAGAGAGTATACAATTTACTGTGATGTATACTTTTATTGCTTGACTATTATACGTATTACTAATATGTATAATAAGATTGATGTATAATTTTGTTTACCACATAAGATGTAACATTatttatttgatacatgagtttcatAATGAATTGGTATGTTATCAAATTGttaatatttgaatatattttatgagtattgaatatgatttttatgatattttcGGAGGTCCTTACCAATATGTATGAtttgttgatatatttttattttatatttatttttagtaaCATATTAGTTTATAATACATCTATGACCTTGGGATGAGACTTTTCTACTACTTATGGTATTTACAAGAAGTTATGGCCCTTTTCCAAGTAGAGAATGTTCAATAAAaataaggattttaatttttaaataaaaatattctctATAATTTATGGATTTTGAAATgatgattaaaatcatttcaaattataattataatcataattataattataatcataaataataataataatattattattattattattgcagaATGGTGACGATTGGATCTGATCTAATATTGCATTGCTTTCAGAACATTATGACCAGGAAAACTTGTGTGCTTCGAGTTATTCGTGTAGCTCACACAACATGTCATTGTGCTCTTTGTGGGCGTAAACCCATTCCAAACCCCACGACTGCAAGTAACACCTTCGTCCCCAACTCATTCTAACACCTTCTGCGGCCGCCGTCGTACAGCTGATTGATCCTGGCCTCCACTTCCTCGACGGTGTACTTCAAGTACCGCTCCGCCTGCTTGCCACCCTCCCCGGCCAGGCGCAGCCGCGCCACGAAGTTGCGGTAGGCCGGCAGCACGAGGGCGCCCACCGCCAGCTTCAGCTCCGTCCGCAGCTGCTCGTCCGCCACCACCCACCCGGCCTGCACCGTCCAGATGTCCTCCAAGTAGGTGTTGAACACCCGGAGGCGCTCCCGCATCGCCTTCCCGGCCGCGGGCGAGGCCGAGGCGACCGCGCCGCCGATGACGTCCATTCGCAGCACCGCCACCACCTTGGTCCACGTGGCCCGCTGGTAGGCGTTGCCCCACCGCCGCACCATCGCCATCTGCCGCCGGATCCAGTCTTCCCCCAGAAGAGCCCCCAGCTCGCTGTCTCTGGCTTTCTGGGTCATGTACCTGCCGTTGTTCATCAGGAAGATGTAGCTCAGCGGCGGCTCCGGGTATATCTTGGATTTGTTCTCGAGGTTGGAATGGAGGACGTCCATGAGCCACGCGACCTGGAGGGAAAGGGAGGGGGACGAGGACGGGTGGTGGGGGTCGGGCGGGATGGCTGCGCCCTCGTCCATGACTTCTTCCAGAGTCCGCCGGGAGGCGCACGCCGCCTGCAGGTAGTTCATCACGTACCGGGTTATCGGGTGTAGGCCGCCGCCCGGGACGGTTGCCTTGGCCGGGTCACGCTGGATCAGGTTCTCGAGCTCAACGAATATCCCCCGGATAGCTGCCCCCAGGGCCCTGCGGCCGGCGGCGACGTCGGCGCGGAGGGCGGCTGAACACTGCTCCGAAAGAAGATGGTCGAGCTCGGGGAGGAGGTCCCGGAGGGCCTCGTACATGTCGATGAAACGGAAGAGGCGAACCGGATCGCGGGGCCCGGCGGCGACGACGTAGGCGAACGAGAGGAGCCCGGCTGCTGCTGGGCGGCAGGCGGCGGCGAATGCGATGTCAGCGAATGGGGGAAGGGAGGCGAAGACGCGGTCGCAGAGGCGGCGCTCGCTGGGGACGAGGATGAGAAAGGCCATGTTGACGGCCTTGACCCAGCGGGCGATCTCGTCCTCGAGTTCGATCCAGGTGGACGCCTGGACCTCCTCGGCCGGACGGGGTCGGATGCCGAGCCGAGCGACTGACGCGTCCACGAAGCCGCGGCGAGAGACGCCGTAGGCTTCGGCGCACTCGCGGCCGAACCCGGCGGCGACCATGCGGCGGGCAATGGCGTGGAGGTCCGCGACGGAGCCCGAGGGCAGGGCGTCGATGAC comes from the Musa acuminata AAA Group cultivar baxijiao chromosome BXJ1-10, Cavendish_Baxijiao_AAA, whole genome shotgun sequence genome and includes:
- the LOC104000130 gene encoding exocyst complex component EXO70B1-like codes for the protein MEESGEEKLIAAVRHIAKSLGRTDTMADDILQVFSAFDGRFSLDKLASDRSVPAHPAAAPAAAGREADDPRPPLERTIRTLDRQISRFVASERLIWSDAADATAFLEAVDDLLATIHDLDAPHDKPLLDRAEDLLQRCILRLEEELRAILRRPVGCGPAVGTPPSDGSDSDAAEGSEDRVPVAAPVDDYNLVIDALPSGSVADLHAIARRMVAAGFGRECAEAYGVSRRGFVDASVARLGIRPRPAEEVQASTWIELEDEIARWVKAVNMAFLILVPSERRLCDRVFASLPPFADIAFAAACRPAAAGLLSFAYVVAAGPRDPVRLFRFIDMYEALRDLLPELDHLLSEQCSAALRADVAAGRRALGAAIRGIFVELENLIQRDPAKATVPGGGLHPITRYVMNYLQAACASRRTLEEVMDEGAAIPPDPHHPSSSPSLSLQVAWLMDVLHSNLENKSKIYPEPPLSYIFLMNNGRYMTQKARDSELGALLGEDWIRRQMAMVRRWGNAYQRATWTKVVAVLRMDVIGGAVASASPAAGKAMRERLRVFNTYLEDIWTVQAGWVVADEQLRTELKLAVGALVLPAYRNFVARLRLAGEGGKQAERYLKYTVEEVEARINQLYDGGRRRC